A stretch of Hoplias malabaricus isolate fHopMal1 chromosome 10, fHopMal1.hap1, whole genome shotgun sequence DNA encodes these proteins:
- the xylb gene encoding xylulose kinase isoform X2: protein MAALTDSCYLGFDFSTQQLKVVAIDGDLQVTHQSNVQFDIELPEFKTQGGVHIHEDKLTVTSPVHMWVKALDLILEKMKRAGFDFSRVKALSGSGQQHGSVYWRKGARQLLQHLDPEKNLHSLLQDSFSIHNSPVWMDSSSSEQCQCLESAVGGAHHLADITGSRAYERFTGNQIAKIHKSQPDKYNETERISLVSSFAASLFLGDYAAIDYSDGSGMNLMNIFTKQWSQQCLQATAPQLEEKLGDPAPSTAVLGSVSHYFVKRFGFPEVCKVVAFTGDNPGSLAGMRLQEGDIAVSLGTSDTVFLWIKEPRPTVEGHIFCNPVDGLSYMALICYKNGSLTRERIRNECAGGSWEGFSRALRSVPMGNNGNIGIYFDTKEITPPAVGIYRFNQYLQKVTTFTQEVEIRALVEGQFLAKRVHAQKLGYKIIPGTRVLATGGASSNKDILQVLSDVFNAPVYTIDVANSACLGSAYRAMHDSTFYFHCQ from the exons ATGGCTGCACTCACAGACTCCTGCTACTTAGGGTTTGACTTCAGCACTCAACAG CTGAAAGTAGTCGCTATTGATGGAGACCTTCAAGTTACTCACCAGAGTAATGTCCAGTTTGACATTGAACTGCCTGAATTCAA GACTCAGGGGGGAGTTCACATCCATGAGGACAAACTGACAGTCACCTCTCCAGTGCACATGTGGGTGAAG GCACTTGACCTCATCCTTGAGAAGATGAAGAGAGCAGGCTTTGACTTCTCGCGTGTGAAGGCACTCTCAGGGAGTGGGCAG CAACATGGAAGTGTGTACTGGAGAAAAGGAGCAAGACAATTACTGCAGCATCTTGATCCAGAAAAAAATTTGCACAGCCTGCTGCAG GATAGTTTTTCTATCCATAACAGTCCAGTATGGATGGATTCCAGTAGTTCAGAGCAGTGTCAGTGCCTCGAGTCTGCAGTAGGGGGTGCTCATCACCTTGCTGACATCACTGGGTCACGAGCCTATGAG CGCTTCACTGGGAATCAGATTGCCAAGATCCATAAGTCCCAACCAGACAAATACAACGAGACTGAG AGAATCTCCTTGGTCAGTAGCTTTGCTGCATCTCTATTCCTTGGAGATTATGCAGCCATTGACTACAGTGATG gCTCAGGGATGAATTTAATGAACATCTTTACGAAGCAGTGGTCACAACAGTGTCTGCAAGCAACAGCACCTCAGTTGGAAGAGAAGTTGGGTGACCCTGCTCCATCCACAGCTGTTCTG GGCTCTGTTTCCCACTACTTTGTGAAGCGTTTTGGGTTTCCTGAGGTTTGCAAAGTAGTTGCCTTCACTGGAGACAACCCTG GATCACTGGCTGGGATGCGCCTGCAAGAAGGTGATATTGCA GTGAGCTTGGGTACGAGCGATACTGTCTTCCTTTGGATCAAAGAACCGAGGCCCACGGTTGAAGGCCATATCTTCTGCAACCCTGTGGATGGTTTATCCTACATGGCTTTGATCTG CTATAAGAATGGCTCTTTGACCAGGGAGAGGATTCGTAATGAGTGTGCAGGAGGATCGTGGGAAGGCTTCTCCAGAGCCCTGAGGTCCGTCCCCATGGGAAACAATGGAAATATAG GCATTTATTTTGATACAAAGGAGATCACTCCCCCTGCAGTTGGGATATACAGATTCAATCAGTACCTTCAAAAA GTAACTACCTTCACCCAGGAGGTGGAAATTCGAGCCCTGGTTGAAGGACAGTTCTTGGCAAAGCGGGTGCATGCCCAAAAGCTGGGCTATAAGATCA TTCCAGGAACGCGTGTGCTGGCAACAGGAGGGGCCTCTTCTAACAAGGACATTCTTCAG GTTTTATCTGATGTCTTCAATGCTCCAGTATACACTATTGATGTGGCCAACTCTGCTTGCCTAGGAAGTGCTTACAGAGCTATGCATG ATTCTACTTTCTATTTCCATTGCCAATAG
- the xylb gene encoding xylulose kinase isoform X3, whose product MAALTDSCYLGFDFSTQQLKVVAIDGDLQVTHQSNVQFDIELPEFKTQGGVHIHEDKLTVTSPVHMWVKALDLILEKMKRAGFDFSRVKALSGSGQQHGSVYWRKGARQLLQHLDPEKNLHSLLQDSFSIHNSPVWMDSSSSEQCQCLESAVGGAHHLADITGSRAYERFTGNQIAKIHKSQPDKYNETERISLVSSFAASLFLGDYAAIDYSDGSGMNLMNIFTKQWSQQCLQATAPQLEEKLGDPAPSTAVLGSVSHYFVKRFGFPEVCKVVAFTGDNPGSLAGMRLQEGDIAVSLGTSDTVFLWIKEPRPTVEGHIFCNPVDGLSYMALICYKNGSLTRERIRNECAGGSWEGFSRALRSVPMGNNGNIGIYFDTKEITPPAVGIYRFNQYLQKVTTFTQEVEIRALVEGQFLAKRVHAQKLGYKIIPGTRVLATGGASSNKDILQVLSDVFNAPVYTIDVANSACLGSAYRAMHEPED is encoded by the exons ATGGCTGCACTCACAGACTCCTGCTACTTAGGGTTTGACTTCAGCACTCAACAG CTGAAAGTAGTCGCTATTGATGGAGACCTTCAAGTTACTCACCAGAGTAATGTCCAGTTTGACATTGAACTGCCTGAATTCAA GACTCAGGGGGGAGTTCACATCCATGAGGACAAACTGACAGTCACCTCTCCAGTGCACATGTGGGTGAAG GCACTTGACCTCATCCTTGAGAAGATGAAGAGAGCAGGCTTTGACTTCTCGCGTGTGAAGGCACTCTCAGGGAGTGGGCAG CAACATGGAAGTGTGTACTGGAGAAAAGGAGCAAGACAATTACTGCAGCATCTTGATCCAGAAAAAAATTTGCACAGCCTGCTGCAG GATAGTTTTTCTATCCATAACAGTCCAGTATGGATGGATTCCAGTAGTTCAGAGCAGTGTCAGTGCCTCGAGTCTGCAGTAGGGGGTGCTCATCACCTTGCTGACATCACTGGGTCACGAGCCTATGAG CGCTTCACTGGGAATCAGATTGCCAAGATCCATAAGTCCCAACCAGACAAATACAACGAGACTGAG AGAATCTCCTTGGTCAGTAGCTTTGCTGCATCTCTATTCCTTGGAGATTATGCAGCCATTGACTACAGTGATG gCTCAGGGATGAATTTAATGAACATCTTTACGAAGCAGTGGTCACAACAGTGTCTGCAAGCAACAGCACCTCAGTTGGAAGAGAAGTTGGGTGACCCTGCTCCATCCACAGCTGTTCTG GGCTCTGTTTCCCACTACTTTGTGAAGCGTTTTGGGTTTCCTGAGGTTTGCAAAGTAGTTGCCTTCACTGGAGACAACCCTG GATCACTGGCTGGGATGCGCCTGCAAGAAGGTGATATTGCA GTGAGCTTGGGTACGAGCGATACTGTCTTCCTTTGGATCAAAGAACCGAGGCCCACGGTTGAAGGCCATATCTTCTGCAACCCTGTGGATGGTTTATCCTACATGGCTTTGATCTG CTATAAGAATGGCTCTTTGACCAGGGAGAGGATTCGTAATGAGTGTGCAGGAGGATCGTGGGAAGGCTTCTCCAGAGCCCTGAGGTCCGTCCCCATGGGAAACAATGGAAATATAG GCATTTATTTTGATACAAAGGAGATCACTCCCCCTGCAGTTGGGATATACAGATTCAATCAGTACCTTCAAAAA GTAACTACCTTCACCCAGGAGGTGGAAATTCGAGCCCTGGTTGAAGGACAGTTCTTGGCAAAGCGGGTGCATGCCCAAAAGCTGGGCTATAAGATCA TTCCAGGAACGCGTGTGCTGGCAACAGGAGGGGCCTCTTCTAACAAGGACATTCTTCAG GTTTTATCTGATGTCTTCAATGCTCCAGTATACACTATTGATGTGGCCAACTCTGCTTGCCTAGGAAGTGCTTACAGAGCTATGCATG AACCTGAAGACTAG
- the LOC136708818 gene encoding uncharacterized protein C9orf152-like has protein sequence MSPGCCPSSVCLCEESVIRSGAGKEEETSDDETLNTSMDIALLKQQYNSIRDQQRRETRVVYFRKASNNEEISGNSLVNVVPMRQVRPSLMRQTSLQETRFDFVRDPDSSPWRTHLGMHRRTCAAIDASQHLHSKFKTSTGDSTSSASVVNGEHSEEISDSSVLLSENCDGVDGNQQQKDYDSDSRKFSAPAVLSRKLSSCSSRSTHSTTSSYHYPFPQIKNPRKSEAARRLGLYSSF, from the exons ATGTCACCAGGTTGTTGCCCcagctctgtttgtctgtgtgaggAGTCGGTGATAAGATCCGGAGCAGGAAAAGAGGAGGAAACCAGCGACGACGAGACTCTCAACACAAGCATGGATATAGCACTTTTAAAACAGCAATATAACTCCATAAGAGACCAGCAGAGACGAGAAACACGAGTCgtttactttagaaaag CATCAAACAATGAGGAGATCTCTGGCAACTCTCTGGTCAACGTTGTTCCCATGCGGCAGGTCAGACCCTCCCTTATGAGGCAGACATCTCTTCAGGAGACTCGCTTTGATTTTGTGAGAGATCCAGACAGCTCCCCCTGGCGCACTCACTTGGGAATGCATCGAAGAACCTGCGCAGCAATTGATGCCAGTCAACATCTACACAGCAAGTTTAAGACCAGCACTGGAGACTCCACGTCATCAGCATCAGTAGTTAATGGGGAGCACAGTGAGGAAATCTCAGATTCAAGTGTTCTTTTATCTGAGAACTGTGACGGGGTTGATGGAAACCAGCAGCAGAAGGACTATGACTCTGATTCCAGGAAGTTTTCAGCACCTGCAGTACTGTCCAGGAAGTTAAGCAGCTGCAGCTCTCGATCTACTCACTCTACAACAAGCTCATACCACTACCCTTTCCCTCAGATCAAAAATCCCAGGAAGTCTGAGGCTGCACGTAGACTTGGACTTTACTCCTCATTCTAA